Proteins from a single region of Trypanosoma brucei brucei TREU927 chromosome 7, complete sequence:
- a CDS encoding trans-sialidase (similar to GB:AAG32055.1: putative trans-sialidase B38p {Trypanosoma brucei}(PMID:12071958)) — MEELHQQMRMPISRLLLIFTAVCHCCALTSKAAGKGTTREAFLSGGAWALRKKLSEKDGEVWWWQDGPNWKDKYDKEWERWFKEEKGPWGGSEKRSEWFARMTGGYITLGKTKILSSAIEGSDKVERTVHSFRIPSFVEVDGVLMGIGDARYLTSTDYFFTDTVAKYSADGGKTWKTEVIIENGRVDPTYSRVVDPTVVAKADSVFVLVARYNVTKGYWHNENNAAGIADWEPFMYKGVVTKGADGKTSDVRISWTKTPLKPLYDFTVAGSKGTQFIGGAGNGVVTLNGTILFPVQARNEDNAVVSMVMYSVDDGVSWHFARGETALLTSEASLTEWNGKLLMSARTDTSGVNVEGGFRKVFESNNLGATWEESLGTISRVIGNSPDRTKPSPTANYPGSSGALITVTLGDVPVMLITHPKNTKGAWSRDRLQLWMTDGNRMWLVGQISEGDDNSAYSSLLLARDGLLYCLHEQNIDEVYGLHLVHLVDELEKVNATVRKWKAQDALLAGLCSSSRKKNDPTCSGVPTDGLVGLLAGPVGASVWADVYDCVNASISDGVKVSEGVQLGGKRNSRVLWPVSEQGQDQRYYFANTHFTLLATVRFAGEPKAEAPLMGFSNAEGKTSETLSLTVGGKKWVLTYGSVRKEGPTTSMDWNQTHQIALTLRDGKVDAHVNGELIIKEVSVGASESSAHLHLSHFFIGAPVNDSGEGGNNVIVRNVLLYNRKLDEDELQLLYSNREKIQPVVSAVGIPEGMSAPRLCCLLILMYVLAI; from the coding sequence ATGGAGGAACTCCACCAACAAATGCGCATGCCAATCTCGAGACTGCTGTTGATTTTCACTGCAGTTTGTCACTGCTGCGCTCTGACTTCCAAGGCTGCGGGCAAGGGGACGACGCGTGAGGCATTTCTGTCCGGCGGTGCGTGGGCTTTGAGAAAGAAGCTGAGCGAGAAGGATGGTGAAGTGTGGTGGTGGCAGGATGGACCCAATTGGAAGGATAAGTATGATAAGGAATGGGAGAGATGGttcaaagaagagaaaggtcCCTGGGGAGGGTCTGAGAAGCGTAGCGAATGGTTCGCTCGAATGACAGGTGGGTACATAACGCTCGGCAAAACGAAGATACTTTCATCTGCTATTGAGGGTAGTGATAAGGTAGAGCGCACTGTGCATTCCTTTCGTATTCCTTCGTTTGTTGAGGTTGATGGGGTGCTGATGGGTATTGGTGATGCCCGGTATCTTACCTCCACGGATTACTTCTTCACCGACACCGTTGCTAAATACAGTGCGGACGGGGGCAAAACATGGAAAACAGAGGTCATCATTGAAAATGGTCGCGTGGATCCCACATACTCTCGTGTTGTGGATCCTACTGTCGTTGCTAAGGCGGACAGTGTCTTTGTGCTTGTGGCAAGATACAATGTCACGAAGGGGTATTGGcacaacgaaaacaacgcAGCGGGTATAGCGGATTGGGAACCTTTCATGTACAAGGGTGTAGTGACTAAGGGTGCCGACGGTAAAACCAGTGATGTGCGGATCTCTTGGACAAAGACACCACTGAAACCCCTCTACGACTTCACTGTTGCAGGAAGCAAGGGCACGCAGTTCATTGGAGGAGCTGGTAACGGCGTTGTAACATTGAACGGTACAATATTGTTTCCGGTGCAGGCGAGGAATGAAGACAATGCCGTTGTAAGCATGGTTATGTACTCTGTTGACGATGGTGTGAGTTGGCATTTTGCCCGTGGTGAAACGGCGCTTCTCACATCGGAAGCTTCTCTTACTGAGTGGAATGGGAAACTGCTGATGAGCGCGCGGACAGACACTTCTGGCGTTAACGTAGAAGGTGGGTTCCGCAAGGTGTTCGAATCTAACAACCTTGGGGCAACGTGGGAGGAATCACTCGGAACGATTTCCCGCGTAATTGGGAACTCACCCGACCGTACGAAACCGTCTCCAACGGCCAACTATCCCGGTAGTTCGGGGGCTCTTATTACTGTGACGCTTGGGGATGTGCCTGTGATGTTGATTACCCACCCGAAAAACACAAAGGGGGCATGGAGCCGGGACCGTCTACAGCTGTGGATGACAGATGGTAACCGTATGTGGCTTGTTGGCCAGATATCGGAGGGCGACGATAACAGCGCTTACAGTTCTTTGCTGTTGGCCCGTGATGGACTGCTTTATTGTCTGCACGAGCAGAACATTGACGAAGTGTATGGTCTTCATCTTGTGCACCTTGTGGATGAGTTGGAGAAGGTTAACGCGACGGTGCGGAAATGGAAGGCCCAGGACGCCTTACTTGCTGGCCTTTGCTCTTCATCACGGAAAAAGAACGACCCCACCTGCTCCGGTGTCCCTACCGATGGCCTTGTTGGTTTACTCGCCGGCCCTGTTGGTGCGAGTGTGTGGGCTGATGTGTACGACTGCGTGAATGCCAGTATCTCTGATGGTGTGAAGGTTTCGGAAGGCGTGCAGCTGGGAGGCAAAAGAAACAGCCGTGTGCTGTGGCCTGTGAGCGAGCAGGGACAGGACCAGAGGTATTACTTCGCCAACACGCACTTTACGCTGCTTGCCACCGTTCGGTTCGCGGGGGAACCGAAGGCGGAGGCACCGCTGATGGGATTTTCAAACGCAGAGGGGAAAACGAGCGAAACTTTGAGTCTCACAGTTGGCGGCAAGAAGTGGGTCCTAACGTACGGCTCCGTCCGTAAAGAGGGCCCAACCACGTCGATGGATTGGAATCAAACCCATCAGATTGCGCTCACACTGCGTGATGGTAAAGTGGATGCTCATGTCAATGGAGAGCTCATAATAAAAGAAGTGAGTGTAGGCGCTTCTGAATCTTCTGCACATCTACATCTCTCACACTTTTTTATTGGAGCGCCGGTAAATGACAGTGGGGAGGGAGGCAATAATGTGATCGTCAGAAATGTTCTTCTGTACAATCGAAAGCTCGATGAGGACGAACTGCAACTGCTATATAGCAACAGGGAAAAGATACAACCGGTCGTCAGTGCAGTTGGTATCCCCGAAGGTATGAGCGCACCTCGGTTATGTTGTCTGCTGATCTTAATGTATGTGTTGGCGATTTGA
- a CDS encoding trans-sialidase, putative, which produces MEELHQQMRMPISRLLLIFTAVCHCCALTSKAAGKGTTREAFLSGGAWALRKKLSEKDGEVWWWQDGPNWKDKYDKEWERWFKEEKGPWGGSEKRSEWFARMTGGYITLGKTKILSSAIEGSDKVERTVHSFRIPSFVEVDGVLMGIGDARYLTSTDYFFTDTVAKYSADGGKTWKTEVIIENGRVDPTYSRVVDPTVVAKADSVFVLVARYNVTKGYWHNENNAAGIADWEPFMYKGVVTKGADGKTSDVRISWTKTPLKPLYDFTVAGSKGTQFIGGAGNGVVTLNGTILFPVQARNEDNAVVSMVMYSVDDGVSWHFARGETALLTSEASLTEWNGKLLMSARTDTSGVNVEGGFRKVFESSNLGATWEESLGTISRVIGNSPDRTLYLVLLLCKCSAKRRRKIVPAVPGLACRKSCWQLVMVY; this is translated from the coding sequence ATGGAGGAACTCCACCAACAAATGCGCATGCCAATCTCGAGACTGCTGTTGATTTTCACTGCAGTTTGTCACTGCTGCGCTCTGACTTCCAAGGCTGCGGGCAAGGGGACGACGCGTGAGGCATTTCTGTCCGGCGGTGCGTGGGCTTTGAGAAAGAAGCTGAGCGAGAAGGATGGTGAAGTGTGGTGGTGGCAGGATGGACCCAATTGGAAGGATAAGTATGATAAGGAATGGGAGAGATGGttcaaagaagagaaaggtcCCTGGGGAGGGTCTGAGAAGCGTAGCGAATGGTTCGCTCGAATGACAGGTGGGTACATAACGCTCGGCAAAACGAAGATACTTTCATCTGCTATTGAGGGTAGTGATAAGGTAGAGCGCACTGTGCATTCCTTTCGTATTCCTTCGTTTGTTGAGGTTGATGGGGTGCTGATGGGTATTGGTGATGCCCGGTATCTTACCTCCACGGATTACTTCTTCACCGACACCGTTGCTAAATACAGTGCGGACGGGGGCAAAACATGGAAAACAGAGGTCATCATTGAAAATGGTCGCGTGGATCCCACATACTCTCGTGTTGTGGATCCTACTGTCGTTGCTAAGGCGGACAGTGTCTTTGTGCTTGTGGCAAGATACAATGTCACGAAGGGGTATTGGcacaacgaaaacaacgcAGCGGGTATAGCGGATTGGGAACCTTTCATGTACAAGGGTGTAGTGACTAAGGGTGCCGACGGTAAAACCAGTGATGTGCGGATCTCTTGGACAAAGACACCACTGAAACCCCTCTACGACTTCACTGTTGCAGGAAGCAAGGGCACGCAGTTCATTGGAGGAGCTGGTAACGGCGTTGTAACATTGAACGGTACAATATTGTTTCCGGTGCAGGCGAGGAATGAAGACAATGCCGTTGTAAGCATGGTTATGTACTCTGTTGACGATGGTGTGAGTTGGCATTTTGCCCGTGGTGAAACGGCGCTTCTCACATCGGAAGCTTCTCTTACTGAGTGGAATGGGAAACTGCTGATGAGCGCGCGGACAGACACTTCTGGCGTTAACGTAGAAGGTGGGTTCCGCAAGGTGTTCGAATCTAGCAACCTTGGGGCAACGTGGGAGGAATCACTCGGAACGATTTCCCGCGTAATTGGGAACTCACCCGACCGTACGCTCTATTTGGTCCTCCTGCTGTGCAAGTGTTCCGCCAAAAGGCGTCGTAAGATCGTACCGGCGGTGCCGGGGCTGGCTTGCCGCAAAAGCTGCTGGCAACTCGTGATGGTGTACTAA